GTTTCAAGTTTTTGCGGGGTGGTGTCGTCGGCACTCAGGAACACTTCGAACGGCGCGCCGTTCTTGATCTGGGTGTAGAACTGCCCGGTGGCGCCGTAAGCGGCGACCAGCTTGTGACCGGTGTCTTTTTCGAAGTCGGCGGCGATGGCCTGGATCGGTGCGGTGAAGTTGGCCGCGACGGCCACCTGGACTTCATCGGCATGGGCCGAACCGAAGGCGAGGGCGGCAACCAGGATGGCCAGGCGTGAGGCGTGAATCTTCATGAAGCAGCTCCTTGAGATGTATACGGCTTGTTATAGGGAGAAGGCATTACCGCTATGTATGGGAATATATAGCGGTTGGCCATTGCCGGTACAGTGCAAAGTTGCCTGCTTTTACTTGAATTTCGCCAGCGTCTGTTCGGCCAGTTCACGGGTCAGGTCATAGGTGGTGGTGTCTTTACACAGGCGCAGCGCCTGCCCCGACCACAGGTTACTGAAGCCTGCTTCATCCTTGGCCTTGAGCGGTATCAGGGCGCCGCCGGAGGTCGGAAACGCCGGCGCCGCCGGGTTGATCGCACCCAGTTCACGCATCACCCGGTTGACGATGCCTCGTGCCGGGCGCCCGGTAAACAGGTTGGTCAGCGCAGTTTCGCTGGCTTGGGCGTGGCGCAATGCATGGTGATGGGACGCGGTGACGTTGGCTTCTGGGGTAAACAGGTAGGCGGTGCCGATCTGCACCGCCGAGGCGCCGAGAGCAAACGCCGCGACAATCCCACGCGCATCCCCAATACCGCCGGCGGCGATCACCGGCACGCTGACTGCATCCACGACTTGCGGCAGCAGCGCGAACAAACCGATCTGGGTATTGAGGTCGTCACTGAGAAACAATCCACGGTGCCCGCCCGCTTCATTGCCCATGGCGATGATTGCATCGCAGCCGTGTTGCTCCAGCCAGACTGCCTCTTCCACGGTGGTGGCCGAGGACAGCACTTTGGCGCCGGTGGCTTTTACCCGGTCGAGCAAGGCTTGTTCCGGCAGGCCGAAGTGGAAGCTGACCACTTCGGGGAGGAATTCTTCCACCACCTGGCATGCCGCTTCGTTGAACGGTTCGCGGTTGGACATGGGCGTCGGCGCATCAAAATCAGCGCCCAACTCGCGGTAGTAGGGTTCCAGCAGGTCTTTCCAGCGCTTGTCGCGTGCTGCATCGGGCGCGGGCGGCTGGTGGCAGAAGAAGTTGACGTTTAGCGGCCGCGAGCTGGCCTGGCGAATGGTGGCCAGTGCTTCGCGCAGTTGCTCGAGACTCAGCGCCGCAGCCGGCAATGACCCCAGAGCGCCTGCTTGATTGGCGGCGATGACCATGGCCGTGGTCGTCCCTACGGCCATGGGCGCCTGAATGATCGGTACTTCAATACCCAGCAGGTCGAGAAGGCGGGTGTCTGGCCAGGTGCTCATGGGGTGTGTCTCCAGCGTTAGTGAGGCTTTTCGCTGTTTTAACAGGGCCCTTGGCACCCGGCCAGTCTGTTTTATTCACTGGACGAGGGCGGCTTTTCGTGGTGCGCCATCAGTTGATGGCGTGCCCCAGGACCGCATGGATGCGCGCGGCGATATGCGCGGCGTGGGTTTCCAGGGCGAAGTGGCCGGTGTCCAGCAACTCCACCACGGCGTTGGCGTTATCGGTTGTGTAGGCGTGGGCACCTGGCGGGATGAAGAACGGATCGTTCTGGCCCCAGATCACCAGCGCCGGCACTTGAGTGGCTTTGAAAAACGTCTGGAACGCCGGGTACAGCGTCAGGTTGTTGCGGTAGTCGAGGAACAAGTCCAGCTGGATCTCGTCATTGCCGGGGCGCTGCATCAACAACACGTCGAGCATATAGGATTCCGGCGCGACCAGTTCCGGCTGGTTTACACCGTGCAAGTACTGGTAGCGCGTGCCTTCCAGGCTGATGACGGCGTTGCGGATCACCTCGCGATTGGCCTGGCTCGGTTCGGCCCAGTAGGCCCGAATCGGCGCCCAGGCATCACCCAGACCTTCCAGGTAAGCATTGCCGTTTTGCGAGACCAGTGCGCTGACCCGTTCCGGGTGCGCAACCGCCAAACGCAGGCCCACCGGGGCGCCGTAATCGAACACGTACAGCGCGTAGCGGCTCAGCTCCAAGGCCTCCACAAAGTGCCCGACGGTGCGCGCCAGGTTGTCGAAGGTGTACACGTAATCACGCTCAGCCGGCACTTCGGTGAAGCCGAAACCCGGCAGGTCGGGGGCGATGATCCGAAAGCGCGTGGCCAGCAGCGGGATCAGGTCGCGGTACATATGGGAGGAGCTGGGGAAGCCGTGCAACAGCAGCATCACCGGGGCGGCAGGGTCGCCGGCCTCACGGTAGAACATGCGGATGCCATCGACATCGACGTGGCGGTAGTGAACAACGGGAGCTTGAGTGGTCATGGTAAGAGCACCTCTGTAACTGTTTAAAATTGATATACGGGTTACCTTCGCAAAAAGCTGCGCTTAATTTAGTAACCTGTCAAATTAATTTATCTGGTTAGCTATTAGGTTTTAGTAACTACCCATAATGCTAAATAGCGGTTACGATGCCGAGGCTATCAAAGAGGATTGACCATGCTTACTCCGTCTCTGGAACCCTACGTCCTGGCCGATGACCCGGTGCTGGACATGCTAAACACACGTGCCAATGTCGACGCAGAACCCTTTGACTTCTGGCAAAGCGACGCGGACGTCGAGCGTTGGCTGGTGCGTTTGGGGTGGGCCGAGGAGGGCGGGGTGCCGGCCTTTGAGTCAGGTGCGTTGCTGGCTGCAGCGGTGGAGCTGCGGGAAGTGGTGCGCGCCCTGGTCGAGCGACGCAAGGCCGCAGAACAAGGCGACCCGGCAGCGCTGAATGGCTTTTTGCGCAAGGCGGTCAGTCACCCGCAATTGGCCTGGCCGGCGCCGGGCGAATTGCGCCTGGAGCGTCAGCGCAAACTGCAAACCCCGGAGCAGTTCCTCTCGACGATTGCCGAAGCTGCCGCGGGCTTGCTGGTGGACGGGGATTTCAACCTGATCCGTACCTGCGAGCATCCTGAATGTGTGTTGTGGTTTTACGATCGCACCAAGGCCCATAAACGCCGCTGGTGCAGCATGGCGCTGTGTGGCAACCGGCATAAGGTTGCGCAGTTTCGCAAGCGCCAGCAGCTTTAAGACTCGCTTTCGCGCTCCAGCAACTGGCGTTTACGTTCTACGCCCCAGCGGTAGCCCGATAAGTCACCATTGCTGCGCACAACGCGGTGGCACGGGATTGCCACCGCCAGGCTGTTGGCGCCGCACGCCTGGGCCACGGCGCGAAACGACTTCGGTGCGCCGATGCGTTGGGCGATTTGCGCATAGCTGGCCGTGCTGCCCGGTGGAATTTCGCGCAGCGCCTGCCACACCCGCTCCTGAAACGCCGTGCCGCGCAGGTCCAGCGGCAAGTCCAGGCCAAGGGCCGGTGCTTCGATAAGCCCGACCACCTGGGCGATCAGCTGTTCGAAGCGGTGGTCGGCGCCCACCAGACTGGCCTTGGGGAATTGGTCCTGCAGGTCACGCACCAGTTTGTCCGGGTCATCCCCCAGCAAAATTGCGCACACGCCACGGCTGCTTTGGGCCACCAGAATCGCGCCCAGCGAGCATTGCCCGACGGCAAACAGGATTTGGTTATTGAGGCCGCCCGCTTTGTAGTCGCTGGGCTTCATGCCCAGTACCTGGTCGGCGGACTCATAAAAGCGGCTGTTGGAGTTGAAGCCTGCGTCGTACAGCGCCTCGGTCACCGAGTGCTGGCCTTTGAGCCCATCGCGCACCTTGCGTGAGCGATGGGCGCTGGCGTAGCCCTTGGGCGTCAGGCCGGTCACGCTTTTGAATACCCGGTGGAAATGGAAAGGGCTCAGCCCGGCTTGGGTCGCCAGCGTATTAAGACTGGGTGAGGTGTCGGCTTGTTCGATCTGCCTGCATGCCTCGGCCACCAATTGGGCATGGTGCGCGGCTAACTGAGTCTGGTCGCCGGCGGCGCGTTTGCTGGCGCGATACCCCGCGGCCTCGGCCTGCGCCGGGCTGTCAAAAAACTCGATATTTTCCGGGCGTGGCAAGCGTGAGGCGCTGCTGGGGCGGCAGTACACGCCGGTGGTTTTTACGCCGTAGACGAACAGCGCGTCGGCCTTGGGATCGCGGGCGAGAATCGCCGCCCAGCGCGGGTCTTGTTCGGTGGTCATGGTCGGCACTCTTGACGGATTCTGGCCAGATTAGTCGTGCCGCACTCGGCAGTGCACTCCGAAGCTTGCGGTCAAATCAACCGGCAGTGCGAAAGGTCAGATTAATCCGTTGTGGGCCCATGACGCTATGCACGCCTTCCTTGATCGGCAGCACCCCATGAAACCGCAGGCGGTCGACCCCGCCCCAGACCACCACGTCGCCATGAAACAGCGAAACCTTGAGGGGCTTGTCACCGCGCTCATGGCCGCCAAACAGAAATACCGCCGGCAGCCCCAGGGACACCGACACCACTGGTTCGCTGTAACGACGTTCGTTCTTGTCCTGGTGCAGGGACATTTTGGCCCCCGGCACATAGCGGTTGATCAGGCAGGCGTCGGGGGCGAAGTCGATAAACCCGGCCTCTGCCGCCGCCTGTACGGCCAACTGGCGCAAGGCATCCGGCAGGGCGGGCCAGGGCTGCTGACTGCGAGGGTCCAAGGGCGTGTAGCGATAGCCGGTTGTGTCGCTGGCCCAGCCCAGGTCGCCGCAACTGCTCAAGGCCGCCGACATGGTAAAACCGCCGGGCGTGACCATTTGTCGAAACGGTGACTGTGCCAGCACACGGCGCAGTTCCGGCAGAAGACGCTCAACCCAGGGTAGGGCATAGCCCCTTAACACGTAGGACTGCTCGCCGATTTGCTCGCGCCCTGCCGGTTGCTGCAGGGCGTCATCGGCGAACAGGTCGGCGGTGGGGCCGGGCATGGCTTAGAGCGCCTTGCTCACGTTGATGTCGGTGATTTCATCACTGGCATCGTGGATTTTTGCCAGGGCTTGCCTGGCCTCTTCCACGCTGTTGGTCTGCAATTGAGCGAACTCAAAGCGGCGTTCGCCGTTGAGCTTGTATTTGATTACGTATTTGGTGGTAGCGGTCACGGCTTTTTCCTGTGAGGTGTGCGGATCAGCTCAGTTTGGAGCTGGTGCGACGCACGATGCGGATCTTGTGGGACAGCGTAGGCTTTTTGGTGACGCTGATGGCGCGGCGCGTCACCACGTCCAGGGTGATGTTCCAGAACCCGGTGCTGGGTGCGGTGATCTTGGCAGGGAATGTGTCGAAGGCTCCACCGTGGTAAGTGTGGCGGCCGCCGTTCTTGAAGCTGCGAAAGTTCGCATCGCTCATCAGGCGAATATTGCAGGTCTGCGAGCATTCGATGACGACAATGTCTCCCTCGTTGAGGTGCTCGCGCTGGTGGATGAATTTCATGAGGGTGTCTCCAGAAGGGCTTTTTCTGAAAAATCAGAACGATACGTAGGTTAAGATAGAGTTTATCAGCCCCAGCGCGTTTATTATCGGCCCGTGTTCAATGGCGTCGACAATTTAAAACAGTTATTTACCGAGTTATCAGGGATAAATCCTACGTGGGCGGGAGAAAATTACCATCCCCGCTGTCGTAGGGTCTTTATCGGAGGTTTTGTATGAAGTGGAGTGTGTTGGTTCTGGCCTTGGCGATAGGTGGATGTGCTTCGGTTGCAGATATCAAGCAGACACCGCCTACGCTGGCAGTCATCTCAGGGAAAAAACCGCAGGAATACGCCGCCTGCGTCGTGCATAAATTGTCTGCGACACGCCGGCCGCCGCAGATCGAGCCCCACAAAGACGGGATACAGGTGATCGTGCCGCAGAAATTCTCAGCCGACCCATCGGCGATTTTCGAGATTGAAGAGCGCTCGAGTGGCAGTAGTATCAAGCTCTACGAGAGCATGTCGAATGTGCCTATCCGTCCGGCTGACGTGAAGAAGGCCGGTGAAGAGTGCATTTCCGGCTGAGGCTGAATCCGATAAAAAGCTGACCCTGCCATGCCGCTCAAACCCTGGGTTTGCGCGGCATTTGTCTTTGCCTGGGAAACCCTTCATGAAACGTGAACATGTCAGAGCCCACCATGCCGAAGGCGATATTTCGGCTACCCATGTCATCCAGAACCCGGCCGACCTGGCTGAATGGATTGTATTTTTCAAGAAAAGCGGCGGCCGCAGTTTTTTCCTGGTGGATGAGCAGGACGAAGTAGAGTCATTCCCGCGTCTGGATGACCTGATCGAGACCCTTCGCGGTCTAGGGATCAAATTTGCCGAGATTCACCTGTAGGGCGCTCGCGCCTACTTGCAGACCACGACGACACTGCGGCTCTTGAAGTTGCCGACGTCCTTGCCCAGGGTTTTGTCGTCTTCGCTCAGCGCGGGCGTGCCCTCGGTGCCGACGATGCGATAACCAGTGCCGGCGCAGGACGCGTCGGCCTTTTCGTAGCAACTGGCCCAGGAATTGGCTTCGCCCGAGCAGTCGATGGTCAGGCCCTGTTCGCCGTTTTTCAGGTAAACGTCAGAGGTGGTCGTGCAGCCGGTGAGCGCCAGTACCGCAGTCAGTGCCAGAATCTTGTTCATGTGAGTTCGTCGTCAAGGGTGTTGGAGGGGAGTACAGACACTGTGGTGGGGCGTTTGCGGAAGATTATAGCGATCTGCCACCCAGGTACAGACAATCACAAAAAAGCCCCGTTCAACGGGGCTTTTTCAGCACAGCGGCGCGGTTTACTTGCCTTTGGGCCGCTTGCTCGACGCATGGCCTGCTTCATCCACAAACACTTCCGCTACTGCAATAGCTTGTTGTTCGGTCGCGAATGCACCGGCGACGCTGTCGCCGTGGAAGTTGATCAAGTGCCAACCGTCCGCTCGCTGTGTGATCAGGTAGCCGTTCACGCCTTTTGGTTCTGACATCTATTAACAATCTCGTGGTCTGGTTCAAGGGCCTAATGATAGCGCCAAATGCCGCAGGCCCGCGCAAGTTATTCCAGGTCAGTGTTCTGGGTGCAAAAGCATGCTAAAAGGGCTCGGCCCATGGAAACGGCGCGGTGCAGCAGTTTTGGCCATGCCGGGGGGAGATGCTCTTCGTAAGATCAGCGGAACTTACGCCGACATTTTTTCTCTATGATGACATCGCAACGCCAGCAGGACCCATTGTAAGGTGACTGCGGCCTGATTAGACTGCGCCGAATTTCGTACGCACAGCCCTTTGTAAGGACCCATATGATCAAGAAATGCTTGTTCCCAGCAGCCGGTTACGGCACTCGCTTCTTGCCAGCGACCAAGGCCATGCCCAAAGAGATGCTGCCGGTGGTGAACAAGCCACTGATTCAGTACGGCGTCGAAGAAGCACTGGATGCCGGTCTGAACGAAATCTCCATCGTGACCGGCCGTGGTAAGCGCGCACTGGAAGACCACTTCGACATCAGCTACGAGCTGGAAAACCAGATCAAGGGCACCGACAAGGAAAAGTACCTGGTTGGTATCCGCAAACTGCTGGACGAGTGCTCGTTCTCCTACACTCGTCAGACCCAGATGAAAGGCCTCGGCCACGCCATCCTCACCGGCCGCCCGCTGATCGGTGACGAACCGTTCGCCGTGGTACTGGCGGATGACCTGTGCGTGAACCTGGAAGGCGACGGCGTGCTGACCCAGATGGTCAAGCTCTACCAGAAATACCGTTGCACCATCGTCGCGGTCATGGAAGTGAACCCGACCGAAACCAACAAGTACGGGGTTATCGCCGGCGACGACATTGGTGATGGCCTGATCCGCGTACGTGACATGGTTGAAAAGCCAGCACCGGAAGACGCGCCTTCGAACCTGGCGATCATCGGTCGTTACATCCTGACCCCGGACATCTTCAAGCTGATCGAAGAAACCGAGCCAGGCAAAGGCGGCGAGATCCAGATCACCGACGCCCTGCTCAAGCAAGCCAAAGACGGTTGCGTGATTGCCTACAAATTCAAGGGCCAGCGTTTCGACTGCGGCGGCGCTGAAGGCTACATCGAAGCGACCAACTTCTGCTACGAGCACTTCTACAAGACTGGCAAGGCTTACTGATTCACGTTTGCCTGACTGCTCTAAAAAAGCCACCTTCGGGTGGCTTTTTCGTTTTTCAGCCCCATCTAAGTCGGTATGCTGATGTCCTGCCGAGGAGAGTGAAATGGCCTACGATTTTGACTTGTATGTAATTGGCGCCGGTTCAGGCGGTGTTCGTGCGGCGCGCTTCGCCGCAGGCTTTGGCGCCAAGGTGGCTGTCGCGGAAAGCCGCTACCTGGGCGGCACCTGCGTAAACGTTGGCTGTGTGCCGAAAAAACTGTTGGTCTACGGCGCGCATTTCGCCGAAGATTTCGAGCAGGCCAGCGGGTTTGGCTGGTCTTTGGGTGAGGCCAATTTTGACTGGGCCACCTTGATCGCCAATAAAGACCGCGAGATCAATCGCCTCAACGGCATCTATCGCAACCTGCTGGTCAACAGCGGCGTGACCCTGCATGAGGGGCATGCGCGCCTGGTTGATCCGCACCAGGTGGAAATCAACGGTGAGCGCTTCACCGCCAAGCACATCCTGATCGCGACCGGTGGCTGGCCACAGATTCCCGAGATTCCTGGGCGTGAGCATGCCATCGGCTCCAACGAGGCGTTTTTCCTCAAAGAGCTGCCCAAGCGCGTACTGGTGGTGGGCGGCGGTTACATTGCCGTCGAGTTCGCCGGGATTTTCCATGGCCTGGGGGCGCACACCACGCTGTTGTATCGCGGTGATCTGTTCCTGCGCGGCTTTGATGGCTCGGTGCGCACGCACTTGAAGGAAGAGCTGACCAAACGCGGCCTGGACTTGCAGTTCAACGCTGATATAGAGCGCATCGACAAGCAGGCGGATGGCAGTCTCAAGGCCACCTTGAAAGACGGCCGTGTGCTGGAAGCCGACTGTGTGTTCTATGCGACCGGTCGCCGTCCGATGCTCGACAACCTCGGGTTGGAAAACACCGGCGTCAAACTCGACAAGCGTGGCTTCGTCGAGGTCGACGACCGGTACCAGACCGCCGAATCGTCGATCCTGGCCATCGGTGACGTCATCGGCCGTGTGCAACTGACGCCGGTTGCCTTGGCTGAGGGCATGGCCGTTGCGCGTCGCCTGTTCAAGCCTGAGCAATATCGCCCGGTGGACTACGCGATGATCCCGACGGCAGTGTTCAGCCTGCCGAACATCGGCACCGTCGGCCTGACCGAAGAAGAAGCCAAAGACCAGGGCCACAAGGTGCAGATCTTTGAAAGCCGTTTTCGGCCAATGAAGCTGACCCTCACCGATTGCCAGGAAAAAACCCTGATGAAGCTGGTGGTCGACGCCGACACCGACAAGGTCTTGGGCTGCCACATGGTCGGCCCGGACGCCGGTGAAATCGTGCAGGGCCTGGCGGTCGCGCTCAAGGCGGGCGCGACCAAGCAGCATTTCGATGAAACCATCGGCGTGCACCCGACGGCGGCGGAAGAGTTCGTCACCATGCGTACGCCTGTGGCGAGTTGATCACGCCTGGGGCGTAGCCTCTGACGCCGTTGCAACGACGGCGGCCAGGCGCAATGCCTCGACCTGGGCCTGGGCCTTTATAAAGTCCAGCTCCAGGGCTTTGTGGGTGTGTTGCTGTTCGATCAGTGCGTCCTGGCGCGACTGGCTTTCCAGCGTAGCTACCCGCAAGCGCTCTTGCAGCAGGGTGCGCTCGCTGTCAATCAGGCTAATCTGTTCGCTCAACTTGAGCTGCTGCGCCTGGTCCTTGCGGGATTGCTCCTGCAGGGCGGTCAATTCCTTCACCGTTACTCGGTGCTCAATCAGCAGCCGCTCGTTGTCGCGGTGCAGTTGGGTGATTTCATCCTGGCGCACCATGGCGCTTTGCTGGGCCTGACGCAATTCGGCCTGTAGCTGTTGCAACTGCCCCTCATGTCGGCGTTGCTCTTGCTCGCGCTGTTCCTTGATTGCATTGCGGTAGTGCTCAAGGGCGTCGCGGGCGTGCAGGTGCTTTTCTTCCAGCGAACGAATCTGCTCGTCCTTGTCATTGATCCGCAGTTCGTAATCGCTGCACGCCTGGCTGAGCCCGGCGTTACGGGTTTGCTCGGTCTGCAGGCTGGTGCTGGCGGTTTGCAGGGCGGCGCTTTGTTCTGCCAAGGCTACGGCCTGTATCTCGAATTGCTGTTTGAGTTGGCTGTGAGCCTCTTCAAGCGCTTCAACCTGAGCGAGCAGGGCGGCTTTTTGTTGCTCGAACTGTGCGAGAGCCAGATCGATGGGCTCCTGGGCCTTGTCTTTCAAGCGCTGTGCCAACCGTGCCACTAGCTCGCCAAGCTCATCGTCGATAGGCGCTTCGGTAATGGCTAGGCGATTTTCGCTCTCGTCCAGCTCCTTCAAATAGCGGTGAATCGTGGTTTTAGAGCCGGTATTGCCCATTTCGATGCGTACGGCATCGATGCTTGGGTTCTCGCCACGGGCGAGGATCGCCAGGCGTGCCGTTTGAACTACTGCTTTATTAATGCCGCCGCGAGCCATGGGGTCTCCGTCGATTTAGTACTGTGGTATGTAGTATGTATTTACATACTATAACACGAATAAAAACACCTTTAAATTCATGATTTAACACATGGGATATTGGCGTATTATCCCGTGTCATAGCCGGTTTAATCCGCCAAGCACCCTGTAGCAGTACGAATAGGCCTTTCATGAGCGATCTGGATCGTTACCTCGACGCCGCCACCCGCGACAACACGCGCCGCAGTTATCGTGCAGCCATTGAGCACTTCGAGGTGAGTTGGGGCGGGTTCCTGCCGGCCACCAGCGACAGCGTGGCGCGCTACCTGGTGGCGCACGCCGGGGTGTTGGCGGTGAACACCTTGAAGCTGCGGCTCTCGGCGTTGGCGCAGTGGCACACCAGCCAGGGTTTTTCCGACCCCACCAAGGCGCCGGTGGTGCGTAAGGTGCTCAAGGGGATTCGGGCGGTGCACCCGGCGCGGGAGAAGCAAGCCGAGCCGTTGCAGCTCAGGCACTTGGAGCAGGTCGTGGCGTTTCTGGAGGCGGACGCGAAAGAAGCGAGCGCCGTCCAGGACCATCCTCGACTGCTGCGTGCCAAGCGCGACACAGCGTTGATCCTGCTGGGCTTCTGGCGCGGCTTTCGCAGCGATGAGCTGTGCCGCTTGGCTATCGAACATGTACACGCCACGCCGGGGGCGGGGATCAGCCTGTACCTGCCGCGTAGCAAAAGTGACCGCGACAACCTCGGCAAGACCTACCAGACCCCGGCGCTGCTGCGCCTGTGCCCGGTGCAGGCTTACGGCGATTGGCTCAGCGCTTCGGCTCTGGTGCGCGGGCCGGTGTTTCGCGGCATCGATCGCTGGGGCAATCTGGGCGAGGAGGGCTTGCACCCCAACAGTGTGATTCCGTTGTTGCGCCACGCCCTGGAGCGCGCCGGCATCCCCGCCGAGCAATACACCAGCCACTCGCTGCGCCGGGGCTTTGCCACCTGGGCGCACAGCAGCGGCTGGGATTTGAAGTCATTGATGAGTTACGTCGGTTGGAGCGACATGAAATCCGCCATGCGCTATGTTGAAGCGACGCCCTTTCTTGGCATGACCCTGGCGACTCAACCGCTGCTTTGAGATTTCTTCTATTAATACAGTTACCTGATAGGGAAAACCAATCGTCAGCATCAGGTTTGCCAATGAGCCATCGGCCGAGAGAGTGGGTAGGATTCACCTCATCAACTTCTTAACCCCTGACGGAGAGTCAACGATGCCTATCATCAACAGCCAAGTAAAACCGTTCAAAGCTACCGCATACAAAAACGGCAACTTCGTAGACGTGTCGGACGCTGACCTGAAAGGCAAATGGTCCGTAGTCTTCTTCTACCCAGCCGACTTCACCTTCGTATGCCCAACCGAGCTGGAAGACCTGGCTGATAACTACGCCGAATTCCAGAAACTGGGCGTCGAAATCTACAGCGTTTCCACCGACACCCACTTTGCCCACGCTGCCTGGCACAACACTTCGCCAGCCATCGGCAAAATCCAGTACACCATGATCGGCGACCCAACCCTGACCATCTCCCGCAACTTCGACGTGCTGATCGAAGAAGCTGGCCTGGCAGAC
The genomic region above belongs to Pseudomonas poae and contains:
- a CDS encoding nitronate monooxygenase translates to MSTWPDTRLLDLLGIEVPIIQAPMAVGTTTAMVIAANQAGALGSLPAAALSLEQLREALATIRQASSRPLNVNFFCHQPPAPDAARDKRWKDLLEPYYRELGADFDAPTPMSNREPFNEAACQVVEEFLPEVVSFHFGLPEQALLDRVKATGAKVLSSATTVEEAVWLEQHGCDAIIAMGNEAGGHRGLFLSDDLNTQIGLFALLPQVVDAVSVPVIAAGGIGDARGIVAAFALGASAVQIGTAYLFTPEANVTASHHHALRHAQASETALTNLFTGRPARGIVNRVMRELGAINPAAPAFPTSGGALIPLKAKDEAGFSNLWSGQALRLCKDTTTYDLTRELAEQTLAKFK
- a CDS encoding alpha/beta hydrolase — protein: MTTQAPVVHYRHVDVDGIRMFYREAGDPAAPVMLLLHGFPSSSHMYRDLIPLLATRFRIIAPDLPGFGFTEVPAERDYVYTFDNLARTVGHFVEALELSRYALYVFDYGAPVGLRLAVAHPERVSALVSQNGNAYLEGLGDAWAPIRAYWAEPSQANREVIRNAVISLEGTRYQYLHGVNQPELVAPESYMLDVLLMQRPGNDEIQLDLFLDYRNNLTLYPAFQTFFKATQVPALVIWGQNDPFFIPPGAHAYTTDNANAVVELLDTGHFALETHAAHIAARIHAVLGHAIN
- a CDS encoding CGNR zinc finger domain-containing protein; its protein translation is MLTPSLEPYVLADDPVLDMLNTRANVDAEPFDFWQSDADVERWLVRLGWAEEGGVPAFESGALLAAAVELREVVRALVERRKAAEQGDPAALNGFLRKAVSHPQLAWPAPGELRLERQRKLQTPEQFLSTIAEAAAGLLVDGDFNLIRTCEHPECVLWFYDRTKAHKRRWCSMALCGNRHKVAQFRKRQQL
- the ada gene encoding bifunctional DNA-binding transcriptional regulator/O6-methylguanine-DNA methyltransferase Ada encodes the protein MTTEQDPRWAAILARDPKADALFVYGVKTTGVYCRPSSASRLPRPENIEFFDSPAQAEAAGYRASKRAAGDQTQLAAHHAQLVAEACRQIEQADTSPSLNTLATQAGLSPFHFHRVFKSVTGLTPKGYASAHRSRKVRDGLKGQHSVTEALYDAGFNSNSRFYESADQVLGMKPSDYKAGGLNNQILFAVGQCSLGAILVAQSSRGVCAILLGDDPDKLVRDLQDQFPKASLVGADHRFEQLIAQVVGLIEAPALGLDLPLDLRGTAFQERVWQALREIPPGSTASYAQIAQRIGAPKSFRAVAQACGANSLAVAIPCHRVVRSNGDLSGYRWGVERKRQLLERESES
- the alkB gene encoding DNA oxidative demethylase AlkB, coding for MPGPTADLFADDALQQPAGREQIGEQSYVLRGYALPWVERLLPELRRVLAQSPFRQMVTPGGFTMSAALSSCGDLGWASDTTGYRYTPLDPRSQQPWPALPDALRQLAVQAAAEAGFIDFAPDACLINRYVPGAKMSLHQDKNERRYSEPVVSVSLGLPAVFLFGGHERGDKPLKVSLFHGDVVVWGGVDRLRFHGVLPIKEGVHSVMGPQRINLTFRTAG
- a CDS encoding DUF1883 domain-containing protein; its protein translation is MKFIHQREHLNEGDIVVIECSQTCNIRLMSDANFRSFKNGGRHTYHGGAFDTFPAKITAPSTGFWNITLDVVTRRAISVTKKPTLSHKIRIVRRTSSKLS
- the galU gene encoding UTP--glucose-1-phosphate uridylyltransferase GalU, whose product is MIKKCLFPAAGYGTRFLPATKAMPKEMLPVVNKPLIQYGVEEALDAGLNEISIVTGRGKRALEDHFDISYELENQIKGTDKEKYLVGIRKLLDECSFSYTRQTQMKGLGHAILTGRPLIGDEPFAVVLADDLCVNLEGDGVLTQMVKLYQKYRCTIVAVMEVNPTETNKYGVIAGDDIGDGLIRVRDMVEKPAPEDAPSNLAIIGRYILTPDIFKLIEETEPGKGGEIQITDALLKQAKDGCVIAYKFKGQRFDCGGAEGYIEATNFCYEHFYKTGKAY
- the gorA gene encoding glutathione-disulfide reductase translates to MAYDFDLYVIGAGSGGVRAARFAAGFGAKVAVAESRYLGGTCVNVGCVPKKLLVYGAHFAEDFEQASGFGWSLGEANFDWATLIANKDREINRLNGIYRNLLVNSGVTLHEGHARLVDPHQVEINGERFTAKHILIATGGWPQIPEIPGREHAIGSNEAFFLKELPKRVLVVGGGYIAVEFAGIFHGLGAHTTLLYRGDLFLRGFDGSVRTHLKEELTKRGLDLQFNADIERIDKQADGSLKATLKDGRVLEADCVFYATGRRPMLDNLGLENTGVKLDKRGFVEVDDRYQTAESSILAIGDVIGRVQLTPVALAEGMAVARRLFKPEQYRPVDYAMIPTAVFSLPNIGTVGLTEEEAKDQGHKVQIFESRFRPMKLTLTDCQEKTLMKLVVDADTDKVLGCHMVGPDAGEIVQGLAVALKAGATKQHFDETIGVHPTAAEEFVTMRTPVAS
- a CDS encoding DNA-binding protein, giving the protein MARGGINKAVVQTARLAILARGENPSIDAVRIEMGNTGSKTTIHRYLKELDESENRLAITEAPIDDELGELVARLAQRLKDKAQEPIDLALAQFEQQKAALLAQVEALEEAHSQLKQQFEIQAVALAEQSAALQTASTSLQTEQTRNAGLSQACSDYELRINDKDEQIRSLEEKHLHARDALEHYRNAIKEQREQEQRRHEGQLQQLQAELRQAQQSAMVRQDEITQLHRDNERLLIEHRVTVKELTALQEQSRKDQAQQLKLSEQISLIDSERTLLQERLRVATLESQSRQDALIEQQHTHKALELDFIKAQAQVEALRLAAVVATASEATPQA
- a CDS encoding tyrosine-type recombinase/integrase, which codes for MSDLDRYLDAATRDNTRRSYRAAIEHFEVSWGGFLPATSDSVARYLVAHAGVLAVNTLKLRLSALAQWHTSQGFSDPTKAPVVRKVLKGIRAVHPAREKQAEPLQLRHLEQVVAFLEADAKEASAVQDHPRLLRAKRDTALILLGFWRGFRSDELCRLAIEHVHATPGAGISLYLPRSKSDRDNLGKTYQTPALLRLCPVQAYGDWLSASALVRGPVFRGIDRWGNLGEEGLHPNSVIPLLRHALERAGIPAEQYTSHSLRRGFATWAHSSGWDLKSLMSYVGWSDMKSAMRYVEATPFLGMTLATQPLL
- the ahpC gene encoding alkyl hydroperoxide reductase subunit C; translated protein: MPIINSQVKPFKATAYKNGNFVDVSDADLKGKWSVVFFYPADFTFVCPTELEDLADNYAEFQKLGVEIYSVSTDTHFAHAAWHNTSPAIGKIQYTMIGDPTLTISRNFDVLIEEAGLADRGTFVINPEGQIKIVELNDGGVGRDASELLRKIKAAQYVAAHPGEVCPAKWKEGEATLAPSLDLVGKI